The region TGTTTCAGCAAGAAGAGAAGCTGCGTTATTCTGTATTTCGGAATTTTCATTTCCTGAGAGGGAGACAAGAATCTCTCGCGGCACTTTAATCTCATGCTGAATGAGGAGCCTGGCTGCATCAAGGACCATGGAAGGCTCAGGGTGCTCCAGAAAAGAAATGATTTGCGGGATGACCGATTTCTCTCCCAAGGTAAGCACAGCATCGAAGAGGCTCATGACGCACCCGGCATGCATTTCTTCATTATTTTCAAAGGTTTCCCAGAGACGCTTGCTTCGAAGAGCAATTGCAAGCTCATCCATGAGAACTGGCAGCAGCGATTTCTCATGTAATCGGCCCAATACGACTACCGCGCACCACTTTTCTTCTATTTCTTCAGATTTCAGCAGTCTTAACAGAGTTTCAAGTGCGAGAGGATCATCGGGAAAGTGTTCCAGGGCATGGATTGCTGAAGCTCTCACCATGAGCTCTTTATCATCGACAAGCTCAATGATGCGTTGAAACGCCTCTTCTCCTCCAACCTGAGCTAAAATACGTATAGCAGAGAGTCTATCGAATGGGTCACCGGCTTTTGTTATCTCCAGGGATTTCAGGAGTAATTGCTTTTCCGGCCGCTCATCTCCTGAAATCTTTGCAGCGTATAGGCGATTAACTCCATCAACCACCTGAAAGCCTGTACCGGTAATATTTTTCATATATGAATAACCATCATGCTCATTGTTAAAGCATTCCTTTTTCTTCAATACGTGCTCTTTTTCTGTCATCGCAATGATTACCTCTTCGCAGGCTGCCCTTTGAGAGCGTTATTATCTCTCACTGCGTGCCTTGTCACTGATCGGCCTGATGGAGCATCTATTGCTCCAATACAATAAATTGTTGCTTCTGGTATTATCTCTTCATATGACAAGACTGCTAGACTTGGATCCAGATCTTCAATTATTCTTCTAAGTTTAAAACGAATATTAGAGTCACAAATAATAGCAACACATGAAAATTCCTTCTTATTGAAGAAAAGATCTCTCATCTTGGAATGTTCAAGCTCAGTGCCGCTCAGCATTGCGGTTTTTTCAAGAGCCCGATTGACAGCATTCATTATAGCGGTTCTTATCCGATTTTTAACCTTATTTGAATTCATATCAAAATTAAAACAATATTTTTCCAATTTGGGCGATAGATTGAAAGCGCGTATGGTCCCCTCATTGGATAGATAATTCCTGCAAATCTGATATCTCAGCTGAAATCGAACGCACTCCGTCATCTGAACCGGGTCAGTCATCGTTGTGTGGTTGTCCAGAACCGTATCCAGAATAACAGGAAGATTAACGATGGAGACCTCTTCCTGGAGCAGGTTCCGAAGCACGATTTTGATGAAGTTAAGTGATATCTTACTTTTCCGAAGCTCTCTTACAAGAGGCTGATTCGTCTTCTTCAGCTTTTCTACCAGCATGAACACATCGTTCAGATCCAACAGCTTGTGGCCATGAACCTGAATGAGCTTCTCTAACGTTGATATTATTATATCTTCAGGATGAAAGACAAGATAACCGGCATTCTTCAAAACATCGGTGTCATTCTTTTCTACCCACTTGCCGGGAATATGATAGATAGGGTGGACAGAATCCATACCTGTAAGCTTTTTAAGACCATCTTCATTATGAACGGCAAAGACTTTTTCTGGAAAGACACATCCTCCAATACATAGATTTTCATATATTACCGAAACGATATAAGAATTTGGTGAGAGACAGTTGCTTTCATCAATTTGTACTTGCTTGATGGGAATACCAATTTCCCCGTAGATTTGATCTTTTAGGCATTTAATTTTCTTCTTAAGATTGGCAACAAACTTCGGCGCATTCTGAGAAGAAAGCCCTCTGCCGAGCTTAACAATTATTTTATACCTGCAATTTCCAATCATTACACTCATATTCCCACCATTTCAGACAAGCCCAAGGCACTTTTCGCTCAATAAGCTTTGTGACGGGCGGAAGAGGCCAGGGTATCGACAGCGCTTTTTGTTTTCGCCGTGTTCATGAGAGCTCCATGTGCCTTTTTCACTTTTATCCCTCGCCTTGACTCAATAATTTCGGGATGACTTATGGCATAGGCAAGAGCAGAGCTCACGAACTGGTTGAGCGATGTTCCATAGGATACTGCAGTTTCGGCAACTTGCCGGTGCAGCTCAGGAGCTACCCGCACGTTGAAGGTTCCCCGATAGGCCCTCATGGGGTCCTTGCCCATCTTTTCGCATTCTGTGATATATTCATCCACCGCTTCCTCGAAGTCTTTTTTTATCTCTTCGATGCTTCTGCCCTCATACAACACCAGATCGCTGACCCCTTCAATCTTGCCATACAGCAGATCGTCCTCTGCACTGTAACTCACCGATCCCAGAAAGCCTTTATAAGACAGGGTGCTCTTCGTCAAAGTAACCCCTCCTTTTTCAGTTCTTCTTCAATGAGATCAAGAACATATCTCGGTATAGCCGGGCTTGGATGCGGTTTGTGAAAATGGATCGTATGTCCCGTCTGACTGACAAATTTCACTCGAGATCCTTTTAAATCAGCTTCCGAGTAACCAAATCCACCCAACAGAGTTTTCATTTCTCCGTATTCGAAATCTTTCGGCTTGCTCAGAAATCTGTTTATGAGCTTGTCAAATTTACTCATGCAACCCTCACTTCATTGTAGCATATTGTGACCAAATTTGCAACTGAATATCAGT is a window of Candidatus Eremiobacterota bacterium DNA encoding:
- a CDS encoding type II toxin-antitoxin system HicA family toxin; amino-acid sequence: MSKFDKLINRFLSKPKDFEYGEMKTLLGGFGYSEADLKGSRVKFVSQTGHTIHFHKPHPSPAIPRYVLDLIEEELKKEGLL
- a CDS encoding FHIPEP family type III secretion protein — its product is MSVMIGNCRYKIIVKLGRGLSSQNAPKFVANLKKKIKCLKDQIYGEIGIPIKQVQIDESNCLSPNSYIVSVIYENLCIGGCVFPEKVFAVHNEDGLKKLTGMDSVHPIYHIPGKWVEKNDTDVLKNAGYLVFHPEDIIISTLEKLIQVHGHKLLDLNDVFMLVEKLKKTNQPLVRELRKSKISLNFIKIVLRNLLQEEVSIVNLPVILDTVLDNHTTMTDPVQMTECVRFQLRYQICRNYLSNEGTIRAFNLSPKLEKYCFNFDMNSNKVKNRIRTAIMNAVNRALEKTAMLSGTELEHSKMRDLFFNKKEFSCVAIICDSNIRFKLRRIIEDLDPSLAVLSYEEIIPEATIYCIGAIDAPSGRSVTRHAVRDNNALKGQPAKR
- a CDS encoding type II toxin-antitoxin system HicB family antitoxin, giving the protein MTKSTLSYKGFLGSVSYSAEDDLLYGKIEGVSDLVLYEGRSIEEIKKDFEEAVDEYITECEKMGKDPMRAYRGTFNVRVAPELHRQVAETAVSYGTSLNQFVSSALAYAISHPEIIESRRGIKVKKAHGALMNTAKTKSAVDTLASSARHKAY
- a CDS encoding HEAT repeat domain-containing protein — translated: MTEKEHVLKKKECFNNEHDGYSYMKNITGTGFQVVDGVNRLYAAKISGDERPEKQLLLKSLEITKAGDPFDRLSAIRILAQVGGEEAFQRIIELVDDKELMVRASAIHALEHFPDDPLALETLLRLLKSEEIEEKWCAVVVLGRLHEKSLLPVLMDELAIALRSKRLWETFENNEEMHAGCVMSLFDAVLTLGEKSVIPQIISFLEHPEPSMVLDAARLLIQHEIKVPREILVSLSGNENSEIQNNAASLLAETEGVEAWKDALYSQEYSKRHHAARLLAERGGSEGKQLLRKYLEDGDDLELRLSLLTQLEAIQNDLLFSILEASLAHHWPTMRFRAAAQLFRIPAQEAKSLAQEALQDEPDALIRKTLERVLSLQ